A single window of Chitinophaga sp. XS-30 DNA harbors:
- a CDS encoding alpha-L-fucosidase, with amino-acid sequence MKPFKLSLLTALVFSFMNGHAQQKGTARPLPALQQEFVDLAFGMFIHYNIPTYMEDDWADPDALPAIFNPRKLNTDQWAQAARSANMTYGCLTTKHHSGFAIWDTKTTPYNVMNSPLKRDVVKEYAASFRKQGLKVMLYYSILDTHHKLRPGQITPEHIRMIKEQLTELLTNYGEISALIIDGWDAPWSRISYDDVPFEEIYRLIKSIQPNCLVMDLNAAKYPAEALFYTDIKSYEQGAGQHISKESNRLPALSCLPINQNWFWKPSFPTTDVKKAAQLVNDNLVPFNQAYCNFILNVAPNRDGLIDDNAVAELKEIGKLYKRPAALPKLPVFDAPVISSNLAKGAAANSSWSNDMALMDFANDDDFSTNWHSHRDIKEPWLEIDLRKETGFNTIVITENRANVSGYTLEYRVNNKWYPLVDGDNRSRIKVHRFDRVWGDRVRIKFKSFRRPPAIAEVGVYNERR; translated from the coding sequence GTGAAACCATTCAAGCTTAGTTTATTGACAGCGCTCGTTTTCAGTTTTATGAACGGGCATGCGCAGCAAAAAGGGACGGCACGGCCGCTGCCGGCGCTGCAGCAGGAATTTGTGGACCTTGCCTTCGGCATGTTCATCCACTATAACATCCCGACGTATATGGAAGACGATTGGGCGGACCCGGATGCATTGCCGGCCATCTTCAATCCCCGTAAACTGAATACGGACCAGTGGGCGCAGGCGGCCAGATCGGCCAATATGACCTACGGCTGCCTGACAACGAAACATCACAGCGGCTTTGCGATATGGGATACCAAAACTACGCCTTACAATGTGATGAACAGCCCGTTGAAACGCGATGTGGTGAAAGAATACGCCGCCTCCTTCCGCAAGCAGGGCCTCAAGGTCATGCTCTATTATTCTATCCTGGACACCCACCACAAATTGCGCCCGGGGCAGATCACACCGGAGCATATCCGTATGATCAAGGAACAGCTGACGGAGCTGCTCACCAATTACGGGGAGATATCCGCGCTCATCATTGACGGATGGGATGCACCATGGTCCCGCATCTCATACGATGACGTGCCTTTTGAGGAGATCTACCGCCTGATCAAGTCCATCCAGCCCAATTGCCTGGTGATGGACCTGAATGCGGCGAAATATCCGGCAGAAGCTTTGTTTTATACCGATATCAAATCCTATGAACAGGGCGCCGGTCAGCATATTTCAAAAGAAAGCAACCGCTTGCCCGCATTGTCCTGCCTGCCGATCAACCAGAACTGGTTCTGGAAACCGTCTTTCCCCACTACCGATGTGAAGAAAGCTGCGCAGCTGGTCAATGATAACCTGGTGCCGTTCAACCAGGCCTACTGCAATTTTATACTCAATGTAGCGCCGAACCGTGACGGGCTGATAGACGATAATGCCGTGGCAGAACTGAAAGAGATCGGAAAGCTGTACAAGCGGCCGGCCGCATTGCCGAAACTGCCTGTATTTGATGCGCCCGTGATCTCTTCCAACCTGGCAAAAGGCGCCGCCGCCAATTCCAGCTGGAGCAATGATATGGCATTGATGGATTTTGCCAACGACGATGATTTCAGCACCAACTGGCATTCCCACCGCGATATAAAGGAACCCTGGCTGGAAATAGACCTGAGAAAAGAAACCGGCTTCAATACGATCGTGATCACGGAGAACAGGGCCAACGTTTCCGGCTACACGCTGGAATACCGTGTAAACAATAAGTGGTATCCGCTGGTGGATGGAGACAACCGTTCCCGCATCAAAGTGCATCGTTTCGACCGGGTGTGGGGCGACAGGGTACGGATTAAATTCAAATCATTCCGGAGACCTCCGGCCATTGCCGAAGTAGGGGTGTATAACGAGAGGCGTTAG
- a CDS encoding AraC family transcriptional regulator, protein MTTPLQKRRDGFEGQKLISLPNTVYRSIPQYHHIYITHIGYFPKAAYHYRERKKGCVDNILIYCLRGKGWYIIGDKQYHVGPNQFIHIPATTQYMRYGADDKDPWTIYWVHFSGEDMAAFNNMLRITEKDGPQNIAFNEKSIQIWENIYQSLEMGYSKDNLMNANLCLHYFLATFLYPDKHTEQAGNAAQDLVTESILFMRSRLGEKLTVEDLAMRHQLSHSHFSNLFRKATGMSPIDYFIQLKIQKACQLLYDASIKVKDVAMAIGYDDPYYFSRLFKKLMDMSPEQYRLLRKKQG, encoded by the coding sequence ATGACTACGCCTTTACAAAAAAGAAGAGATGGTTTTGAAGGGCAAAAGCTGATCAGCCTGCCCAATACGGTGTACAGGAGCATCCCCCAGTATCATCATATCTATATTACCCATATCGGCTACTTCCCGAAAGCTGCTTATCATTACCGGGAAAGGAAGAAGGGCTGTGTGGACAATATTCTCATTTACTGCCTGCGGGGAAAAGGCTGGTATATCATCGGGGATAAACAGTATCATGTAGGGCCGAACCAATTCATCCACATACCGGCTACAACGCAATATATGCGCTACGGTGCGGATGATAAAGATCCCTGGACGATCTACTGGGTGCACTTCAGCGGGGAGGATATGGCGGCTTTCAACAATATGCTCAGGATAACGGAAAAGGACGGGCCCCAAAATATCGCCTTCAATGAAAAGTCAATACAGATATGGGAAAACATTTACCAGAGTCTTGAAATGGGCTACAGCAAGGACAATCTGATGAATGCCAACCTCTGCCTGCACTATTTTCTGGCCACCTTCCTGTATCCCGACAAACATACGGAGCAGGCGGGCAACGCGGCGCAGGACCTGGTTACGGAATCCATCCTGTTCATGCGCAGCAGGCTGGGTGAAAAGCTGACGGTGGAAGACCTGGCCATGCGGCACCAGCTGTCCCATTCCCACTTTTCCAATTTATTCCGGAAAGCAACCGGCATGTCTCCTATCGATTATTTCATACAATTGAAAATACAGAAGGCCTGCCAGTTGCTTTACGATGCATCTATCAAGGTCAAGGACGTTGCCATGGCCATCGGGTATGATGACCCTTATTATTTCTCCCGCCTGTTCAAAAAGCTGATGGACATGTCACCGGAACAATACCGGCTGCTGCGGAAGAAACAGGGCTAA
- a CDS encoding SDR family oxidoreductase translates to MRRKANNLAFGLGRRSDVIADACVFLLSDKARFITGHILPVSGGTELGTGR, encoded by the coding sequence ATGAGAAGGAAAGCGAATAATTTAGCCTTTGGCCTGGGGCGAAGAAGCGATGTCATCGCAGATGCCTGCGTATTTTTGCTGTCTGACAAAGCGCGTTTCATTACCGGGCATATCCTGCCGGTGAGCGGCGGGACGGAGCTGGGTACAGGAAGGTGA
- a CDS encoding AraC family transcriptional regulator has translation MIRQYEHFNKNKADVSVLYADASLHLAQCSYQRPSEDEFFMPCAAITYVLQGQKVVFLNGIKHEMKEGDALFIPGNSILYSDISVRQKPFVSLNALIRDDALLGDHTLRWALTMKAQPPVQEIQQLSPASDPDILGWMACRITDNLQLHHYARSANMSLSAFKRWFRNNMGGSPAQWVIEKRLERARYLLLHKQRSVTVASFESGFHDVSYFIRKYRQHYGHTPGCEK, from the coding sequence ATGATCCGCCAATACGAACACTTCAATAAAAATAAAGCAGATGTAAGCGTGCTTTATGCAGATGCTTCCCTGCACCTGGCGCAATGCAGCTATCAGCGCCCTTCTGAAGATGAATTCTTTATGCCCTGCGCCGCCATTACCTATGTGCTTCAGGGGCAAAAGGTCGTTTTCCTTAATGGGATAAAACACGAAATGAAAGAAGGCGATGCATTGTTCATTCCCGGGAATTCCATTCTTTACTCCGATATATCTGTCAGACAAAAGCCTTTCGTTAGCCTCAACGCGCTGATCCGGGATGATGCGCTGCTTGGGGATCATACACTGCGGTGGGCATTGACGATGAAAGCGCAGCCTCCGGTACAGGAAATTCAGCAGCTTTCTCCTGCTTCTGACCCCGATATATTGGGCTGGATGGCCTGTCGCATTACCGATAACCTGCAGCTGCATCATTATGCCCGGTCCGCCAACATGAGCCTGAGCGCTTTCAAACGGTGGTTCAGGAATAACATGGGCGGCAGCCCGGCCCAATGGGTGATCGAAAAAAGACTGGAGCGGGCCAGGTATCTTCTGCTGCATAAGCAACGGAGCGTTACAGTTGCCTCTTTTGAAAGCGGTTTTCACGATGTTTCTTACTTCATCCGCAAATACCGGCAGCACTATGGTCATACGCCGGGTTGTGAAAAATGA
- a CDS encoding nuclear transport factor 2 family protein: protein MITREQALQFADEWVSAWNDHDLEAVLTHYTDDFEMSSPVMLQMGLGINGTLKGKDKVRDYWQQAMKKYPDLHFGLIEVLSCIDTVVIYYTSIAGKKAAELFFFNEEGKVYRAMGHYN from the coding sequence ATGATCACACGAGAACAGGCTTTGCAATTCGCTGACGAATGGGTCAGCGCATGGAATGACCATGACCTTGAAGCGGTATTGACCCATTATACGGATGATTTCGAGATGAGCAGTCCCGTTATGCTCCAGATGGGACTGGGTATCAACGGTACCCTGAAAGGGAAGGACAAAGTCAGGGATTACTGGCAGCAGGCCATGAAAAAGTACCCGGACCTGCATTTTGGGCTGATAGAGGTACTATCCTGCATCGATACCGTTGTCATTTACTATACCAGCATTGCCGGCAAGAAAGCGGCCGAACTGTTCTTTTTCAATGAGGAAGGGAAGGTGTACCGGGCGATGGGGCACTATAACTGA